From Phaenicophaeus curvirostris isolate KB17595 chromosome 2, BPBGC_Pcur_1.0, whole genome shotgun sequence:
CGTGTAGATGACTTTTTTCCATGCACAGTCACGAATAAACTCTAAATTTGCTACAGAACTTGGCTgctctttaaaagaagagaacaaaacagaaatgaatcaACAGgttcaaactgaaaaagagaatCCAGAAAAGCAGCCTTAGAAGACTTACTTTCAGAGGTCCAATGTTTAATGCATCCAGTCAGGAGTTCTAGAGAACCTGTCTGGACAGCCGCAGACAACATGGCCTCTAACTGCTCCTCCTAAGCAGAACAGACAAAATTAAATGAGAACATTCCATACTTTCAACATCTGAGCCATCAACAGTACAAGTCTCTGAACGAGATCAACACAATTCAGcaaagggaacaaaaaaaagtcttgattTCCCAAGTTACTTCCAAGCTAGAGCTGATACCAGAACATCTGACTGGAATCTGAAGAGTCTGCACCAGGCTTCCAAAACAAACAGCGTAGGGGCTAGGCCAACTTGCCAAGAAATTTGGGTTTAGCTACCACACCGTGCAGAACTGTTACTTGCCCCAACACACTTCCACAAATCAGAAATCCATTTCGTCTCAAACATTTacataattttactttttctccatTCTACCCCCCTTTTTCAAGTTAGTCAGGGATCTAAACCCTAACTCATGACTATGCAGGTAGTCCAACTGATGGGGAATGAAGATGTAGCAACTTTCCTGGACTTTCCCAAGAGTTCTGCTCTTGCTCCTCCAGCACTGCTCTATTTCTCCCTAGACAGTCAGTCCCTGGCCGGGCTTCAACTGGAGACAATGATAGTATTACAGTCTCAACAATGGACCTAAAACGTTACTATTTGCAGGACACTGGCAGGATAGCATCACAATTATGTGGGGGGATGAGCGTAAAATGAGCATAAAATGGTCTCTGACACCAAAAgcagcacaacagaaaaaacGTAGCCAAGGATCATCTCTTTAGGCATTCTCAAGAAAGAGAGAGTAAAAGCTCACCTCCTTCTGGAAACCGGTGCAAGTGACATGGACAACTCCAGACCTCAGCAAGCACACTCCATCTGCAGAAGCAATGAACGTTGGACAACAATCCATGCTCTCGGAGTTATGTCATGATTAGTTTACATTGTTCCAACAGCAGTAACTGGAAAGACAGAACTGACTACCCATTGTCTTCATCAGATCACTTACAAGTTTGTGCAAAAgcaccaaaccccaaaccccagcgGACAGTCAGATGCCTTTCACATTTCTGTATAAGAAATTCCTTGTGCCCAGGCCGTTAGGCACTTGGATTTTCTGAGCCAACCCTGGAAGCCTCCACCACAATCACTTACCCAAAAACCAGCAATGTGTGTGAGCCCTAGAGGGCTCTGTCCAGCTGGGAAAACACTAACTTTTATTGTACATACAATGCAGAATAGAGGACCAAAGGAAAGGTATTGGAGGAAGGTACTTGCAGAAATGATGACAGGCTTTCTAGGCAAGAAAGGAGCATttgtgaagggggaaaagggcatAGGAGAGATTTTCCCAGGCCCTCCCAAGTCGTTCATCGCTCCTGTGATCTGAGTTATATATAAGATATCGTGGAGTAGCACAGAGGCCTCATGGGCAGGTTGCTGGTGGAGGCTGGAGCAAAGTGTTCCTGCAAATCTGGTCTCAGATGTTCAAGCTGGGTCTTGTTAATGAGATCCAAGAATTAACAGCTTGGAAGTGCTTAGGAAGTCAGTGTTTCTTCCAAGAATGTGATCACTGACGCTGAGCACAGAACCTGCAGTTTAGAGCTGGAGTAGACTTCAGTGCAAAATAAATCTCCTGCCAATCAGCTGAATATCATGAGACCTCACTGGGAAGGGGAAACCTTTGCTCATCTGTTGCAGGTAGGGTGATGTGCTTGGGGCTATTCCTTAACCGTCAGGACAAAGCCACACATGGTGAGCTCTCCCTTTTTTCCCATGCAATCCCGTTGTTGGGCAGGTCTTTTTTGAGACAATACCAACCAAGAAGAGTTGTGTGTGCATAGGCAGTCCTGGCTTGGACCTCTTGGACCATGGGGACCGTGCCCCTTCAGAAGTCAGTCATGCAGGGAAATAGGGCATCCACTATCTTTGGCCTGTGGGAGCCAAATCCagttaagaaaaggaaagcctCCTTAGCCTCAAGGAACTTCcttaaaagcaaaggaagagagtGTAGTTCAAAGGCAGAGGGATACCATGGGGTGAGCAGGATTGCAAAAGCCTGGAGGAGCACAGGGAAGGAGACCTGAAGCTCCCAGATCTTGCCCTGccctgcaacagcagcagccagcagctcGCTGCTAGTGGCCACTGACCAAATCAAAGGGAGACAGCTGGTCCCTGCGATAAGTCTGGAGACCGTATTCACAAAGATCCCCTGTTAGTGAGCACCATTTGCTGCCCAGTCATACTCTAAGACAGTAAACTTGATTTCCTGCATGAAAGGCCTTCACACCGTGAGATGAAGGGCAGAGCAGTACAGCAAGGCCAGAAATCCCAGTGAGGAGCTTGCAATGGCTCTAAAGGTCCAAACAATCATTTCCAAGTCGTGGCAGCATCGCAGGCTATGTAAGAACTCTGCTTAAAGCTTTTGTGCTCCACTCTCACTGCTGTTCATTAGCTCATTTCACAACCAGAAGTCATCAGCTTTCCTCCCTCCGTCTCAGGTTTTGATATTAACAGCATTTATGAGGATTGGATTAGAATTATGTGCAATTATTAGTGAGAAAAccagagaccccaaaacagaaaaaaagcccaaaaagaaagaagaagaagaagaaaagtggTGTTATGCATAGGAAGGTGAGCTCCTTGTTCCCACTGGAGGGCCCCCAGGATTTGCAGGACTGCTGCTTGGCCTTGGGGTGCTTCCTCCAGGAGCAGGTCACACTTTGCCAAGATTAGTGAGTGGACCTGGGAGAGTTGGTAAGTTTGGTTGTGTTTGGATCCTGCTGCTTTCATCCAGCTGCTGAACCAGccggaaaaaaatacaagatggTCACATTGCCTTAGGTGCTTTTTCTATCGATGCAGCAGGAGTGACCCTGCATATTAGTGAGGAGAGTGAGAGACAAACACCAGAAGCAAGCTCTGTGTCAGGATGAGACTTGTGCAGCTGAAACGCGTTACGTCCCTCGAGAAAATGATGCCAATCATAAAGGGACCGCAGGACGGCAGCATCTGGAAGCTTAGATGGAGCTGCAGCTCTAAGATACACTAGAAGAAGcgttattctctctcttttttttcagttttcctcatGCCGGAACAGCACCTgaaacagcaaaaccacagcccTGGGACAGAAGCAGAAAGCTCTCCGATAGTGCTCCGAGGAGGCTTTTTAAACACGGGCGAGCTGTGGCGTCTGTCCGTAAGgagaagggattctgccccacGGCACAGAGACGCTCCGAGGCGTTTCTGCGGGTCCTTTCCTAGGGCATGTCCCTTCCCGTTGAAGGGACACGCATCAgaactacaactcccggcgTGCCCCGCGGCCCGCCCCGCTCAGCGTTACAGCTCCCGCCTCGTCCCGCTCAgaactacaactcccggcgTGCCCCGCTCCCGGAACGCGCGCCCTCCCGCAGGGGCCCACGGGAGCTGCAGTCCGAGCCCAGGGGCTGTTTGCAAACGCGGCGGGTCCCGCTGGCTGCGGGAGGAGGGGAGCGCGGGCGGCGTCTCTGCCGGGGAGCGGAGCCGGCGGCCCGGCCCGGGCCCGGAGCAGGAAGCGGCCCCTCCTCCTGCCACGACGGGCGGAAGCGCCGCTGCCCGCACCGGATGTGGCGGCCGCGACGCCGGAAGCCGCCTCGGAAGCCGCCCCGCCGCTCCCGTGATGCCTCGCGGCGGCGCCCGTTCGAGCCGCGTcgggcgggaggcggcggctccgcgctcCGGTCTCGGCGGCTTCTCCCCGGCCCTGGATCGCCGCGAAGGGGCGAAGCGCCGGCGGAGCGAGCCGGGGGCGGCGTGCCCTTCGGTGCGGGTGTCGTTCCCGGGCGCCGTGAGCCGTGAGAGCGGCTGCCGCTTCGCCGTCGAGCTCCTCAAGCACGTCCTGTACCAGCGGCAGCAGCTCCCGCTGCCCTACGAGCGGCTCGGCTGCTTCTGCCGTCGGGTGAGGGGCCGGGAGGGAGCCCCGGGCCGGTTCTGCCCCGGCCGCGCGTGTCTGGGCGCGGCAGCCGCTCCTCGAGCCGAGCGCTCGCTGGGGCCGCGTCCCCCGGTGCCCCCGCAGCGGCGTTTGGGAGCCGAGCTCCGGGTTAAGGGCCGGGAGGCCTCAGCCGCTTCCTGGGGATCTCTCGTCGCCCCCTTCGTGCTCAAAGCCTGTTACTGCTTTGTTTGTTACTCAAGCGGCTCGAAGACGAGAGCACAGTTAACGTTCTGTGGCTTTGGAGTGGCGGCCGATCTTTAAAAGATGGGGCTCGTAATTCCCGTGGGAATTCATTAGTGATGTGGTTCAGATTCACACTGAGTAGTGACAGAGCGGCCTTTTCTGGGTTCCTCTTGGGTCTCCTGATTCTGTATGTGGGTACCGATGTCTCTTACAAAGGAGCCCTCTGAGTGTTCCTTGatttccagggatggatggGCCGTGCTTTCTGCAGAGCGCGTTGGGACTAATGCCTCCTAATGAGGAAATGTGCTACTCCTCGTTTATTTTGCCTTCCAGGATGAAGATGCGAGTAAGAAGCCACCCTTCCTAGACCCGACAAGCAAGAaatgccagcagctgctgacgGACCTAGAGGGACTGTTCCAGCACATGGAAGTGATGTTTAGTTTGACACGTGTTCCTCGGGTTCTTTTTCTACTTGGAGGCAATGTTATGAGCCCCAAGGAGCTCTATGAGCTCAACTTGGAGAGTATCTGTGAGGGCAGTGCTGAGGAGAGCCTAGAAACCGCATCCTGCGTTCGCAAGCTTTTTCACTCCCTCTTTGTTGCGGATGTCTTCAGTGAACTCGAGGATCTCCCTGTCGTGGGCACTGTTGTCATGCTCCTGGGGCACCGCGGCTGTGGTGTTGACTGGTTCCGGCCCAAGCTCAACTATAAAGTGCCGACGCGAGGGAGGAAACTGACCGTGAACTTGTCCTGTGATGGAGGCATCGACGTGAGCGCCTTGGCTCATCAGCACATGGCTTCTGCTTGGGAGGATTATGTCTGGTTTCAAGCACCGGTGACCCTCAAAGGCTTTCGAGAATGTCCTGTGCTCTGTGGAACTCTAGTGGGACACTGAATGAACTTTGGTGGTGCTTTAAGGGACAGCGACTTTCTCAAATGTAACCGCATATTCTTGTCCGTTTGgatctcttctccagggcatCTCCTGTCTTCCTACAGCTCGACCCTGTTCCTCTGTCCTCACCTCTGGAATTGTTGATGAAAGCCAATACCCGTTAAGGCACAGCCGCACGCACACGCGCCCCCAGAGTGTATCTATAGGGACCCGAGTTGTGGCACAGGAGATGAATTACTGTGTGGGGAATAAAAGTTTCCTGTTGCATGCTCAGTGAATTGGCAAATACTGGAGACAGTCCTCTCTCTCCCGACTTTTAATGTGTCCGTATGTGAATACATTTGGCTTTTGCCATCAAGGCCATCACCGCTCTTATCTGTTCTGCTTCTGTAAAAGGAGAACTTCCCCTGCAGGCTGATCAGGCCTGAGTACTCAAGAGTTTGCCCATCTCTCTGAGAAAATTAACTTCCCTGTAAATCCTTTCAGTTACTTAATAATCCAAAGAGCGGGATTGCTCAGTGACGAGGAGGTCTCGTACTTAGCACCACCTGGTGCTGgtgagaagaggctgagcagCCCTGTGGGAATCGcatcttcctatttttttaactaagcTTTAGTCCAAGAGCCCTGACAATCAGTTAGACACACAGTTACAATTAAAAGTAAGCAGTTTCTGCTCTAACCCTCTTCAGAGGAAGCTGGGACACCTGCCGCAATATCCCAGTTTATGTTTgcttaaaacaacaacaacaaagtcaGTTTCATGTTTACTTTCACCTCTTAGAAGTGTTAAGctctaaatgtttctgaaaggtgaagaaaaggggaggggagtgTGATCAAATTCCACATCAGCTTTCCCTGTCACATTGCCCTTCCAAGTCAGAATGTCCCTGGAAGCAGAACACGAGCCTTTCCTTCTGGCCTGGTGTCTGGTACAAGTGGGAGttggagggagcagagcacagTGTGTCAGGACTAGGCAGTTGCTGGAGGTCTCGTCAGTCGTCTGGGTGCGTCTGCAGCTTAATGAGCTTAACGGCTCCAATAACTGTCCTGTTTGAAGAGAAACTCGAGCCTCCTGGTAGCGaggtcctggctgactggggaagttccactggactggaggctgactGATGCTGTGcacgtctacaagaagggtcggagggaggatccagggaaccacaggcctgtcagtgtgacctcagtgctgggtaaagtcatggaacaggtgatcttgagtgctctcatgaagcacatgtaaaagaaccgggtgatcaggcccagtcaacagaggttcacgaaaggcaggtcttgccaaagtaacctgattgccttgtgtgacaaggtgacccgcctactggacgagggaaaggctgtgggcgtagtcttcttggacttcagtagagcctttgacacagtttctcacagcattctgctttggaaactgtcagcctctggcctggacaggcgcacactctcctgggtggaaaagtggttggatggccgggcccagagtgTGGAgctaaatggagttaactccagctggagggcagtgacaagtggtgtccccagggctcagtgctgggtccagtcctgttcaatgtctttatcaatgacctggatgaaggcatcgagtgcacccttagcaagtttgcggatgacactaagctgggtgggagtgtggatctgctggagggtagggaggctctgcaaagggatctgaacaggctggaccgctgggctgagaccactgcatgaggtttaacgaggccaaatgccgggtcctgcacttggggcacaacaaccctgtgcagtgctacagactaggagaagtctgtctagatagttcccaggaggagagggacctgggggtgttggttgacagggactgaacatgagccagcagtgtgcccaggtggccaagaaggccaatggcatcttggcttgtatcagaaacggcgtgaccagcaggtccagggaggttattctcccgctgtactcggcactggtgagaccgctccttgaatcctgtgttcagttctgggcccctcaccacaagaaggatgttgaggctctggagcgagtccagagaagagcaacaaagctggtgaatgggctggagaacaagtccagcggctgagagagctggggttgtttagcctggagaagaggaggctgaggggagaccccattgctctctataactacctgaaaggaggttgtagagaggagggagctggcctcttctcccaagtggcaggggacaggacaagaggaaatggcctcaagctccgccaggggaggttcaggctggacatgagaaaattttttttcacagaaagggccattgggcactggaacaggctgcccagggaggtggttgattcaccttccctggaggtgtttaagggacaggtggatgaggtgctgagggtcatggattagtatttgataggaatggttggacttgatgatcctgtgggtcttttccaacctagtgattctgtggggTTGTTTGCAGCTTCTGGCTATCAAGAACTGCAGGGTGGGGTGGTGGAAATCCTTTGAAAGGAGAGTAAATGTTGAAGTAACCCTCTGTGCTTGGTGCCTATTTTAACTTTGGCATTTTGGAATGAAATGGGACTATAGAACTAGGAGGAAAGGTAGTTGATATTTTTGAGTTTGGAGAACACTAGGGGTGCTGTCTCTGCCCTCTTATCCATTAACAGCTGTTTTGTGCAGTAACTGCTAAAGCTTCTCTGGAGGAGAAACTGCTAGAATGCGGAAGGCTGCTGTGCGTGCAGCTGCCCACTTGAATGTGTAATTGCAGGTCTCATGAATTAAATGTGACCTGAATGTAGCATGAGGGCAGGAGATGAAAACCCTTTCCACTTCCACCCAAGGTGCTTGTAATGCATATTTCAGGATGCTAACACTCATGTATTTAAAGAAGGTTTTGAGCAGAAGCCTTGGTTCTGAGGAACCCAGTTCCTTTCTACTCGCTTCCCCGACTGAATACAACGTGGCTGTGGTGAACTGTTTACATATTCTGTTATAGTTGAACTATGAATGCAGCAATGAGGTAGTGCTGGGAATGAAAGACAAGATGCTTTTTTGTGTTGTTGTTATGAAGAGTTTTTGAGGTTAACAAGTTTAGAACTATAAGTTATCCAAATAAAATATTGGCTTCTGTGTGTGatgaccttttttttaatttaatcccTCAATATAAAGGCTCTGCAGGTGGCAGAGGAACTCACTTCCATTCCATGTGTGTATTTAAACTGCATGTTCACAGCTGACAAACAAAACACTGCATGTTTCTGACAAAGTGCATGATGTCTTGTGTCAGAAGCTCTGGTTCCTCAAAGGTGGCAAAATGCCCTCCATGTGGCATGTAAGAGTAAGTCACGATGTTCTTGAAGGTCTCCTTTGCCCAGGCACGTGGTGGATGCACTGGCTCCTCAGGGAAGCCGCAATCCCTGTGGGAACGTACACTCCAGCCCTAGAAGACTCAACTGCACCTTTGTTATGCAGTTAACTGCATCTTTGGACGTAGTGCTGTGGAGAGTCTATAGGAACCTTCTGACTTTGGTGGCTGCCACAGTCACCTGGAGAAGTTTCACCACAGCATTGGACATGGTTCTTGTCCCCGTCTCTTGCATTCAGTCACCAGAACTCATTGCTTCTCAAACACAGTTGGTACTTGTGCAACTATATTTCTATATAGGATAAGCAGTTAATATAGTCTGTTCATAGTGATCTAGAGAAGGTTCATTACCTGCAGTGTCTGCTTTGGTGGCTTGGGTATGTGAGTAACCAGACTCTTGCAGGTCATatatattttgcatgaaaaGGTATGTATGTTGAGCATCTTCATTTGCGAGGCCTCCAGGCCATGGTACATAAGCCCCAAGCATCACAGAAATAATCCTTCTCAAACCTTGTCTACAAACATACAGGTTCTGAAGACCTTGAGCAGATCACCTGTGGCCACAGTGCTCCGAGAAATGAGAAACACAACTGCAACGGGGAGCAGTGAGCCGCTCAGCCTGCACTCTAACTGCCTTAAGAGCTTTCCAATTCTCTGAGCTAAGCAGGGATGTGGTGCCCACCTTTCATTAAATACGAAAGAATGAGCTGTTGTGCCATCTTCTTCACAAGGtaatgtgtttcttttccaatCAGTCTCATCTCTGCATTTTAGATAGGAAAGTCCTACACTTGATGGTACTGAACGGTACCTTGGGCTGAACCCCTTTTGGGGTCTATGGTTCAATGTGGTTGTGGCAGAGCAGTAATGGTGAGAAGCCTCTGCTGGTCTAGCACTTGTGTTATGGGTGAAGACTGAGACTGGGAGTTGAGATTCAACAAACACTGGGCCTGTTGTGCGTGCTGCAAA
This genomic window contains:
- the LOC138717670 gene encoding MAD2L1-binding protein-like, translated to MPEQHLKQQNHSPGTEAESSPIVLRGGFLNTGELWRLSGHASELQLPACPAARPAQRYSSRLVPLRTTTPGVPRSRNARPPAGAHGSCSPSPGAVCKRGGSRWLREEGSAGGVSAGERSRRPGPGPEQEAAPPPATTGGSAAARTGCGGRDAGSRLGSRPAAPVMPRGGARSSRVGREAAAPRSGLGGFSPALDRREGAKRRRSEPGAACPSVRVSFPGAVSRESGCRFAVELLKHVLYQRQQLPLPYERLGCFCRRDEDASKKPPFLDPTSKKCQQLLTDLEGLFQHMEVMFSLTRVPRVLFLLGGNVMSPKELYELNLESICEGSAEESLETASCVRKLFHSLFVADVFSELEDLPVVGTVVMLLGHRGCGVDWFRPKLNYKVPTRGRKLTVNLSCDGGIDVSALAHQHMASAWEDYVWFQAPVTLKGFRECPVLCGTLVGH
- the LOC138717667 gene encoding protein ELYS-like, which gives rise to MDCCPTFIASADGVCLLRSGVVHVTCTGFQKEEEQLEAMLSAAVQTGSLELLTGCIKHWTSEKQPSSVANLEFIRDCAWKKVIYTKDEFDGICVPLFDGSCNTVDPQVLQSLQRCQSVLRNLTRVLKCFQREPQQLNEKDGTMHLSAPSYN